A portion of the Calothrix sp. 336/3 genome contains these proteins:
- the ppc gene encoding phosphoenolpyruvate carboxylase — protein MSSLLYSFAQAVNIYPASDLFLRHRLQVMEDLWESVLRQECGQNMVDLLRQLRDLCSPEGQATNDHAASVSKLIEQLNINEAIRAARAFALYFQLINIIEQDYEQRQQMTRYEEESSAMSGDTFPNIISSHGEYQGEETPANSGLGADILARSWLAKSDSKNKGTFADLFPQLYRLNVPPQQIQRLITQLDVQLVFTAHPTEIVRHTIRDKQRRVVQLLQELDMVEKRGNSWEASELKEQLIEEVRLWWRTDELHQFKPSVLDEVDYALHYFQEVLFDGIPDLYKRFKHALSGTFPWLQPPSKNFCKFGSWVGADRDGNPSVTPEVTWQTACYQRNMVLEKYIKSVKRLISLLSMSLHWSDVLPDLLESLELEQSQMSSVYEQLALRYRQEPYRLKMSYVLKRLENTRDRNMALYKGETPKDSLPIYRSGDDFLAELRLIERNLTETGLTCRDLENLICQVEIFGFNLTSLDIRQESSRHSDALNEILEYQGVLKQSYDSLSEEERVTWLAEELLTRRPLVPAELPFSEKTNDIIETLRTVRSLQQEFGTNICQSYIISMCREVSDVLEVLLLAKEAGLYDPGTSIGTIQVVPLFETVEDLQRSRSVMRKLFELPLYRALLAGGYGEIDGNFESSRLPLSPTLPLKSSLTPNLQEVMLGYSDSNKDSGFLSSNWEIHKAQKSLQTIAEEYGLTLRIFHGRGGSVGRGGGPAYEAILAQPGHSINGRIKITEQGEVLASKYSLRDLALYNLETITTAVIQASLLGKGFDDIEPWNEIMEELAQRSRSHYRNLIYEQPDFIDFFHQVTPIEEISQLQISSRPARRPSGKRDLSSLRAIPWVFSWTQTRFLLPSWYGVGTALQEFIDAEPEEHMKLLRYFYAKWPFFKMAVSKAEMTLAKVDLQMASRYVEELSQPEDKQRFEKVFEQIASEYYLTRDLVLQITEHQRLLDGDPVLQRSVQLRNGTIVPLGFIQVSLLKRLRQAKNSATSGVIHSRYSKGELLRGALLTINGIAAGMRNTG, from the coding sequence ATGAGTTCCCTTTTATACTCTTTTGCTCAGGCTGTGAATATCTACCCTGCCTCAGACTTGTTTTTACGGCACCGTCTCCAGGTGATGGAAGATTTGTGGGAGTCTGTTCTCCGACAAGAATGTGGTCAAAATATGGTGGACTTATTGCGGCAATTACGCGATTTATGTTCCCCAGAAGGACAAGCAACAAATGATCATGCAGCCTCTGTATCGAAGCTGATTGAGCAGCTGAATATCAATGAAGCCATTCGAGCAGCCCGCGCCTTTGCCTTGTATTTCCAATTGATTAACATCATAGAGCAAGATTACGAGCAACGGCAGCAAATGACTCGTTACGAGGAGGAATCATCGGCGATGTCTGGTGATACCTTCCCCAATATTATTTCCTCCCATGGGGAGTACCAAGGGGAAGAAACTCCTGCCAATAGTGGACTAGGGGCAGATATTCTGGCAAGAAGTTGGTTGGCAAAATCTGACAGTAAAAACAAAGGCACCTTTGCGGATTTATTCCCCCAGCTATATAGATTGAATGTACCACCCCAGCAAATTCAACGGCTGATCACTCAATTAGATGTGCAGTTAGTTTTCACCGCACACCCGACAGAAATTGTCCGTCATACGATTCGTGACAAACAGCGTCGGGTAGTCCAGTTACTCCAAGAGTTGGATATGGTGGAAAAACGGGGTAATAGCTGGGAAGCGTCGGAACTTAAAGAGCAATTAATTGAGGAAGTCCGTTTGTGGTGGCGTACCGATGAGTTACACCAGTTTAAACCCTCGGTGTTAGATGAGGTAGATTACGCCCTCCATTACTTCCAGGAAGTATTATTTGATGGTATTCCCGATTTATACAAACGCTTCAAACACGCTTTGTCGGGAACTTTCCCCTGGTTACAACCCCCTAGCAAAAACTTTTGTAAATTTGGTTCTTGGGTGGGTGCAGATCGGGATGGCAACCCCTCGGTAACTCCAGAGGTAACGTGGCAAACTGCCTGTTATCAACGCAATATGGTGCTGGAGAAATACATTAAATCTGTCAAGCGCTTGATTAGCTTGTTGAGTATGTCCCTGCACTGGAGTGATGTACTCCCAGATTTACTGGAGTCTCTGGAATTAGAACAATCCCAGATGAGCAGCGTCTACGAGCAATTGGCGTTACGCTACCGTCAGGAACCCTATCGGTTAAAAATGTCCTATGTGCTGAAGCGGTTAGAAAATACCCGCGATCGCAACATGGCACTTTACAAAGGAGAAACTCCCAAAGATTCCCTACCTATCTATCGTTCGGGGGATGATTTTTTAGCAGAGTTGCGTCTGATTGAGCGGAATTTAACTGAGACTGGGTTAACCTGTCGAGACTTGGAAAATTTGATTTGCCAGGTAGAGATTTTCGGCTTTAATTTGACTTCCTTAGATATTCGTCAAGAATCTTCCCGTCACTCCGATGCTTTAAATGAGATTCTCGAATATCAAGGAGTTCTTAAGCAATCCTATGACAGCTTGTCCGAGGAAGAGCGGGTAACTTGGTTAGCAGAGGAATTATTAACCCGTCGTCCTTTAGTTCCCGCAGAATTACCCTTTTCTGAGAAAACCAACGATATTATCGAGACACTGCGGACAGTGCGATCGCTCCAGCAAGAGTTTGGCACCAATATCTGTCAGAGTTACATCATCAGTATGTGTCGAGAAGTCAGCGATGTTCTGGAAGTATTATTACTCGCTAAGGAAGCGGGTTTATACGACCCTGGAACCTCCATTGGTACAATTCAAGTAGTTCCCCTCTTTGAAACGGTCGAAGATTTACAGCGCTCCCGCAGTGTTATGCGGAAACTGTTTGAATTACCCCTGTATCGAGCTTTATTAGCGGGTGGATATGGCGAAATTGATGGGAATTTTGAGTCTTCCCGTCTCCCCCTTTCCCCCACCCTACCCCTAAAATCCTCCCTGACACCCAACCTTCAAGAGGTAATGTTAGGGTATTCTGACAGTAACAAAGACTCTGGCTTTTTAAGCAGTAACTGGGAAATTCATAAGGCACAAAAATCCCTGCAAACCATCGCCGAAGAATATGGTCTGACCCTGCGGATATTCCACGGACGGGGTGGTTCCGTGGGACGGGGTGGTGGTCCTGCCTATGAGGCGATTTTGGCACAGCCCGGTCACAGTATTAACGGCAGAATTAAAATTACTGAACAGGGAGAAGTTCTAGCTTCTAAATATTCCCTGCGAGATTTGGCACTGTATAACCTCGAAACTATCACCACCGCAGTCATTCAAGCCAGTTTACTCGGTAAGGGGTTCGATGATATTGAACCTTGGAACGAGATTATGGAAGAATTAGCCCAGCGATCGCGCTCCCATTACCGAAACCTGATTTACGAGCAACCAGATTTCATCGACTTTTTCCACCAAGTTACCCCCATCGAAGAAATTAGCCAACTGCAAATCAGTTCACGTCCTGCGCGTCGTCCCTCCGGTAAACGGGATTTGAGCAGTTTACGGGCAATTCCCTGGGTATTTAGCTGGACACAAACCCGCTTCCTTCTCCCTTCCTGGTATGGTGTGGGAACAGCTTTGCAGGAATTTATCGATGCAGAACCAGAGGAACACATGAAGCTGCTACGCTATTTCTATGCGAAATGGCCCTTCTTCAAGATGGCAGTTTCCAAGGCAGAAATGACCCTTGCCAAGGTAGACTTGCAAATGGCAAGCCGCTATGTGGAAGAATTATCTCAACCAGAAGATAAACAACGGTTTGAGAAAGTCTTTGAACAAATTGCCAGTGAATACTACCTCACACGGGATTTAGTTTTGCAAATCACCGAACATCAGCGCTTACTTGATGGCGATCCCGTCTTGCAGCGTTCGGTACAACTGCGCAACGGTACTATTGTCCCCCTAGGGTTTATTCAAGTTTCCCTGCTGAAACGTTTGCGACAAGCTAAAAATAGCGCCACTTCTGGGGTGATTCACTCCCGTTACAGCAAAGGGGAATTGCTTCGTGGTGCATTACTTACCATTAACGGGATTGCTGCGGGAATGCGAAATACTGGTTGA
- a CDS encoding cysteine synthase family protein: MNYLAKSSSVESIVNSQWNHDRKWKNTTATDVTQALGNVPIVRLRNISPVCAIAECLLKLESCNPGGSIKEKNAVYLVTRAEEEGLLVPGGTIIESSSGNFGVGLAMVGAVRGYRVMIVVDAKTAPPFRRMLKAYGAELVDVPLDEADESGSMQKARMKRARELAATIPNAWYPCQHLNPLNTEAHSYYTAREIEAYFADNLDAVVVGVSTAGQIMGIARYLKPRFPKTRIVGVDVVGSVIMGTPAKPYKMTGIGLSFFPPNLDLSLLDRAYVVPEDLAYSVCHALARREGLLLGASTGAIVAGGLHLARELGAGARILMINPDRGDRYLETIYDADWLERHGFILKQDSHLDDAIASLTPIYFQ; encoded by the coding sequence ATGAATTATCTGGCAAAATCTTCATCCGTTGAAAGCATTGTCAACTCTCAGTGGAATCATGATCGTAAATGGAAAAATACTACGGCTACTGATGTTACCCAGGCTTTGGGGAATGTTCCGATTGTCAGGCTCAGAAATATTTCTCCTGTCTGTGCGATCGCAGAATGCTTATTGAAATTGGAAAGTTGTAATCCTGGGGGTTCAATTAAAGAAAAAAATGCAGTCTACCTCGTGACACGTGCGGAGGAAGAAGGGCTGCTTGTACCTGGTGGTACGATTATTGAGTCCAGCTCAGGGAATTTTGGCGTAGGGCTGGCGATGGTGGGAGCAGTTCGAGGATATCGAGTGATGATTGTCGTTGATGCCAAAACTGCACCACCCTTTAGAAGAATGCTGAAAGCTTATGGTGCAGAACTTGTAGATGTACCACTTGATGAGGCAGATGAATCAGGCTCAATGCAAAAGGCTAGAATGAAACGAGCGCGTGAACTGGCTGCAACTATTCCCAATGCTTGGTATCCATGTCAGCACCTTAATCCTTTGAATACGGAGGCTCATTCCTACTATACTGCCCGTGAGATTGAAGCCTATTTTGCTGACAATCTTGATGCTGTCGTGGTGGGTGTTAGTACTGCTGGACAAATAATGGGAATAGCTCGTTATCTGAAACCGCGATTCCCCAAAACACGAATTGTTGGCGTTGATGTGGTGGGTTCAGTGATTATGGGAACGCCAGCAAAACCTTACAAGATGACGGGTATTGGGTTATCTTTCTTTCCACCAAATCTAGATCTTTCCCTGCTCGATCGCGCTTATGTAGTACCAGAAGACTTAGCTTACTCAGTGTGTCACGCCCTTGCACGTCGTGAAGGGTTACTTTTAGGTGCATCAACAGGCGCAATTGTTGCTGGTGGTTTACATTTAGCGCGTGAACTAGGTGCAGGAGCGCGGATTTTGATGATTAATCCCGACCGAGGTGATAGATATTTAGAAACAATATATGATGCCGATTGGCTTGAGCGTCATGGATTTATCCTTAAACAAGACTCACACCTTGATGATGCGATCGCTTCACTAACTCCCATTTATTTTCAGTAG
- the purH gene encoding bifunctional phosphoribosylaminoimidazolecarboxamide formyltransferase/IMP cyclohydrolase has protein sequence MARLALLSVSNKTGIIELGKSLVEEFGFDLISSGGTAKALKDAGIPVTKVSDYTGSPEILGGRVKTLHPRIHGGILARRDLPEHIADLENNQIRPLDLVVVNLYPFEATIAQPGVTLAEAIEQIDIGGPAMLRAASKNFAHLTVLCDPGQYDEYLAELRQHQTPSLEFRQKCALKGFLHTSSYDQAIATYLTQQSPVDTPLPETFSLTGKQIQSLRYGENPHQPATWYQTGSTSGWASAVKLQGKELSYNNLVDLEAARRIIAEFPDTPAATIIKHTNPCGTALGDNLHQAYTKAFNADSTSAFGGIVALNRPIDGATATELKKTFLECIVAPGCDPEAQEILATKANLRVLVLPDLLSGGKETVKVIAGGLLVQTADDVIADTDKWQVVTERKPTDTELAELLFAWKVCKHVKSNAIVISGDRTTWGVGAGQMNRVGSAKIALEQAGEKAKGGFLASDGFFPFDDSVRTAAASGITAIVQPGGSMRDQDSINAANELGLVMVFTGIRHFLH, from the coding sequence ATGGCGCGTCTGGCACTGCTGAGTGTATCGAATAAAACAGGAATTATTGAATTAGGTAAAAGCCTGGTAGAAGAGTTTGGCTTTGATTTAATCAGCAGTGGCGGTACTGCCAAAGCATTAAAAGATGCAGGGATACCTGTGACTAAGGTTTCTGATTATACGGGGTCGCCGGAAATTCTAGGGGGGAGAGTCAAGACTTTACACCCACGGATTCACGGGGGAATTTTGGCGCGTCGGGATTTGCCAGAGCATATTGCAGATTTGGAGAATAATCAAATTCGTCCCCTAGATTTGGTGGTAGTTAATCTCTATCCCTTTGAGGCAACTATTGCTCAACCAGGTGTCACCCTTGCCGAGGCAATTGAGCAAATAGATATTGGTGGACCTGCTATGCTCAGGGCAGCATCAAAAAACTTTGCCCATTTAACAGTATTGTGTGACCCTGGACAGTATGATGAATACTTGGCAGAACTACGGCAGCATCAGACACCATCCCTAGAGTTTCGCCAAAAATGTGCCTTAAAAGGATTTTTGCATACATCCAGTTACGACCAGGCGATCGCCACCTATTTAACTCAGCAATCCCCAGTTGATACACCCCTACCAGAAACCTTTTCCCTCACTGGTAAACAAATTCAATCTCTGCGTTACGGTGAGAACCCCCACCAACCTGCAACCTGGTATCAAACGGGAAGTACCAGTGGTTGGGCAAGTGCGGTCAAGTTACAGGGTAAGGAACTCAGCTACAATAACTTGGTAGACTTGGAAGCAGCACGACGCATCATTGCCGAATTTCCCGATACTCCCGCCGCCACGATTATTAAACATACCAATCCCTGTGGTACTGCCCTAGGTGATAACCTCCACCAAGCCTACACCAAAGCTTTCAATGCCGATTCTACCTCAGCCTTTGGTGGTATCGTTGCCTTAAACCGTCCCATTGATGGGGCAACAGCTACGGAGTTGAAAAAGACATTCTTAGAGTGTATTGTGGCACCAGGTTGCGACCCAGAAGCCCAGGAAATATTAGCTACGAAGGCAAATTTACGAGTATTAGTTTTACCAGATTTACTCAGTGGCGGTAAGGAAACAGTCAAGGTAATTGCCGGGGGTTTGTTGGTACAAACAGCCGATGATGTGATTGCAGATACCGATAAATGGCAAGTTGTCACCGAGAGAAAACCCACAGATACGGAGTTAGCAGAATTACTCTTTGCCTGGAAAGTTTGCAAACATGTGAAATCAAATGCCATTGTGATTAGTGGCGATCGCACAACTTGGGGAGTCGGTGCAGGGCAAATGAACCGCGTTGGTTCAGCGAAAATTGCCCTGGAACAAGCGGGAGAAAAAGCCAAAGGCGGATTCCTTGCCAGCGATGGTTTCTTTCCCTTTGACGATTCCGTGAGAACTGCCGCAGCTTCGGGAATTACCGCGATCGTCCAACCCGGTGGCAGTATGCGCGATCAAGACTCGATTAATGCTGCCAACGAATTAGGTTTAGTCATGGTATTCACGGGAATACGACACTTTTTACATTAG
- a CDS encoding MBOAT family protein, protein MNLISILYGLFLLSTAVIYWSIKQQYLRLGILLIASLAFYTSLQTIYLPLLLALTFINFRLGIALGQNTPNSQDWHISNEEWQFAHADWNRKRLLGLWLGIILNVGLLLGFKYIGGILHFFDPQNTQNFKIISPLGISFFTFECIAYLIDVYRGAPATTKFFQFAAYKFFFPKLISGPITRYHNFATQLQNLRLPTVDTVAESMWLIARGAIKKAVFADHLGIFVDLCFSNLQRAGSGDLWLATFAYGLQLYLDFSGYVDIARGSALLFGLTLPENFDAPYFSTSIADFWRRWHMTLGDWLRNYLYFPLGGSRRGLDRTCLNLLIVMFVAGIWHGSLWGFVVWGVIHGWALVIHRLTYVMAENSEPVERFWQNPLGIVIAWLLTQITVFTSWIWFRLPKLEDSVYVVQNLWGKVSDAQFIDKVYTETLNITPVQLTGLLSLLFLLMFISSICKRQLKLQFNWPLKLVFVPLGLYCVWVLAPEGSLPYIYFDF, encoded by the coding sequence ATGAATTTAATTTCTATCCTTTACGGATTATTTCTCTTAAGTACAGCAGTCATCTACTGGTCAATCAAACAACAATACCTACGTCTGGGCATTTTATTAATAGCTAGTTTAGCTTTCTATACATCCCTACAAACTATTTATTTACCACTCCTACTTGCTCTCACCTTCATAAATTTTCGCCTGGGAATTGCCCTCGGACAAAATACTCCTAACTCTCAAGATTGGCACATATCCAATGAAGAATGGCAATTTGCCCATGCTGACTGGAATCGTAAGCGCTTATTGGGATTATGGCTGGGGATAATTTTAAATGTTGGCTTATTATTAGGTTTTAAATATATTGGTGGTATCCTCCATTTCTTCGACCCGCAAAATACACAAAATTTCAAAATTATCTCACCCCTCGGAATTTCCTTCTTTACCTTTGAATGTATCGCCTATTTAATTGATGTTTACCGAGGCGCGCCAGCAACTACTAAATTCTTCCAATTTGCTGCCTATAAATTCTTCTTTCCTAAATTAATTTCTGGTCCTATTACCCGGTACCATAATTTTGCAACTCAGTTACAAAATCTGCGTTTACCTACCGTTGATACTGTCGCCGAATCAATGTGGTTAATTGCTAGAGGAGCTATCAAAAAAGCAGTATTCGCAGACCATTTGGGGATATTTGTTGATTTATGTTTTAGTAATTTGCAACGGGCAGGAAGTGGCGATTTGTGGTTAGCAACTTTTGCCTATGGCTTGCAATTGTACCTGGATTTTAGTGGTTATGTAGATATTGCCAGGGGTAGCGCTTTACTGTTTGGTTTGACATTACCAGAAAACTTTGATGCTCCCTATTTCAGTACCAGTATTGCTGACTTTTGGCGACGTTGGCACATGACTTTAGGTGATTGGTTACGCAACTATCTGTATTTTCCCCTAGGTGGTTCCCGTCGCGGCTTGGATCGTACCTGCTTGAATTTGCTCATCGTTATGTTTGTCGCTGGCATTTGGCACGGTTCCCTCTGGGGTTTTGTGGTTTGGGGAGTAATTCATGGTTGGGCATTAGTTATACATCGTCTTACCTATGTAATGGCAGAAAACTCTGAACCCGTAGAACGTTTTTGGCAAAATCCCCTAGGTATCGTCATTGCTTGGTTACTCACCCAGATAACTGTCTTTACTTCCTGGATTTGGTTCCGTCTACCGAAACTCGAAGATTCTGTCTATGTTGTGCAAAATCTGTGGGGCAAAGTCTCGGATGCACAATTCATAGACAAAGTTTATACCGAGACATTAAATATTACCCCAGTTCAACTGACTGGATTGTTATCACTGCTGTTTTTGCTCATGTTTATCAGCAGTATCTGCAAACGTCAGCTAAAACTACAATTCAATTGGCCCTTGAAGCTAGTATTTGTTCCTCTCGGATTGTATTGTGTTTGGGTACTTGCCCCTGAAGGTAGTTTGCCTTACATCTACTTTGATTTTTAG
- a CDS encoding DUF1574 family protein — MKKDLPTRQQSLAQWVSQATGINTFGVKIHLRGNDLHILCEAQECPQRWQTLSDLLKALQQTDLDVLTNYEEPSIYQVFVYGRKKGEARPQWCHRVHLNQLDKHLQQVEQALLSGEQKSEDSLNGKGGALILSNESLAKKGDPEAIARYLSETLSTLGVAVKVKIKNQSSSQEEQKKRLWVFCQSAYTPDPSLIAEPVAQKLRYLELTGYDDAVLASMVEGETTPDWLLRIDLTPPQVMLKEWARWGDIQAIARLLSTTLADVQIHLTATLKESTLHLFCTPKAGSGEAPNQSLCVERILPQLEAIAPQGILATAIYGQKTTQDKQPVWVDWRSLPAHEHPSLAPTVLELCKQGDESALIFLLERVINPNIDIRLTTGGTRVLLLRRSDILHIMCDAPVCPSRKRVAPAIIKFLRQIKVPGIVGVRVYGRRAGNKEPFWQTGADFIKRQRLVPEASPEFAATAAYIGELLPLKQEEPIIRPEVTPVMVQRIVTETAKDWLSDVRNFFLRTQLFAENDQPLEPAFDAQSGVVAFVWGTLGLLLALQTDWILGQITAINNPPPPIARQTQPVKPENNSSVLLSSAAKEKFTQGGSYVFNASSFTRSDVSPARNQAVTTAMRLAARNQQSTFNARQLDEQLALYKQRLIQTGKTPDVLIIGSSRALRGIDPNALKTALKTQGFANVDIFNFGINGATAQVVDFLVRRILEPSELPKLIIWADGARAFNSGREDMTFKAIAASPGYQQALKRAISDKNPSASENTSSTPQTPNTPPINYYQVLDENLNQILSTLSPTYQQRQQVKNLLNHQLKSLVSFNSPSHKAITKIDAPATEQDIGDATVDFDGFLPLSIRFNPQTYYQKYAKVTGSYDNDYKSFQLNGIQDSATQALLQYTQSQNISLVFINMPLTDDYMDTIRSKHEQDFQKYMLALGSKSRLIYRDLNQLFPDKNEYFSDPSHLNRYGAYEVSQKIAKDPMIPWSNK; from the coding sequence ATGAAAAAAGATTTACCAACAAGACAGCAATCACTAGCGCAGTGGGTAAGCCAAGCCACAGGGATTAATACTTTTGGGGTGAAAATCCATTTGCGGGGAAATGATTTACACATTCTTTGTGAGGCTCAAGAATGTCCCCAGCGTTGGCAAACCTTATCTGATTTACTCAAGGCGCTCCAACAAACAGACCTGGATGTTTTGACCAATTATGAAGAGCCTTCAATATACCAGGTTTTTGTTTACGGCAGGAAAAAAGGTGAGGCACGTCCTCAGTGGTGCCATCGTGTGCATTTAAACCAGCTAGATAAGCATTTACAGCAGGTTGAACAGGCGCTGTTGAGCGGTGAGCAGAAGTCTGAGGATAGTTTGAATGGGAAGGGTGGGGCATTAATTCTCTCTAATGAAAGCTTGGCAAAGAAGGGTGATCCGGAGGCGATCGCCCGCTATTTGAGTGAGACTCTCAGCACTTTGGGGGTGGCTGTCAAAGTCAAAATCAAAAATCAGTCGTCTTCCCAGGAGGAACAAAAGAAGCGGTTATGGGTATTTTGTCAATCAGCATATACTCCCGATCCATCTTTGATTGCCGAACCGGTTGCCCAGAAATTACGCTATCTAGAATTAACAGGCTACGATGATGCGGTGCTTGCCTCCATGGTTGAGGGAGAAACTACCCCCGATTGGTTGTTACGCATTGATTTAACTCCTCCCCAGGTAATGTTAAAGGAGTGGGCAAGGTGGGGAGATATTCAGGCGATCGCCCGCTTATTATCTACAACCTTGGCGGATGTCCAAATTCATCTCACCGCTACCTTAAAGGAATCAACACTCCACCTATTTTGTACGCCAAAAGCAGGCTCTGGGGAAGCTCCCAACCAAAGTTTATGCGTCGAGAGGATACTACCCCAACTAGAGGCGATCGCCCCCCAGGGAATTCTCGCCACCGCTATCTATGGACAAAAAACCACCCAAGATAAACAACCTGTCTGGGTAGATTGGCGATCGCTCCCAGCCCATGAACACCCTTCCCTCGCTCCCACGGTTCTCGAACTCTGTAAACAAGGAGATGAATCCGCCTTAATATTCCTCCTGGAACGTGTCATTAATCCAAATATCGATATCCGCCTAACCACTGGGGGCACAAGGGTTTTACTGCTGCGCCGTAGTGATATCTTACACATCATGTGTGACGCTCCTGTTTGCCCATCGCGGAAACGGGTAGCACCAGCTATCATCAAATTTTTACGACAAATCAAAGTTCCTGGTATTGTCGGTGTGCGAGTCTATGGTAGACGAGCAGGGAATAAGGAACCCTTCTGGCAAACGGGAGCAGATTTCATCAAGCGCCAACGGTTAGTTCCCGAAGCTTCTCCAGAATTTGCCGCCACGGCAGCTTATATTGGTGAATTGCTGCCACTCAAGCAAGAAGAACCAATTATTCGCCCCGAAGTGACACCAGTGATGGTACAGCGAATAGTCACCGAGACAGCAAAAGACTGGTTAAGTGATGTTCGCAACTTTTTCCTGAGAACCCAGTTATTTGCGGAGAATGATCAACCCTTAGAACCGGCGTTTGATGCTCAAAGTGGCGTAGTTGCCTTTGTTTGGGGAACCTTAGGGTTATTACTTGCCCTACAAACAGATTGGATACTCGGACAAATTACTGCCATCAACAATCCTCCTCCCCCCATTGCCAGGCAAACCCAACCAGTAAAACCAGAGAATAATTCATCCGTCTTACTTAGTAGTGCTGCCAAGGAGAAATTTACCCAAGGCGGTAGTTATGTCTTTAACGCTTCCAGCTTTACTCGCAGTGATGTCTCTCCAGCGCGAAATCAGGCAGTGACAACAGCCATGAGACTAGCAGCACGCAACCAACAATCTACCTTCAATGCTCGCCAACTAGATGAACAACTAGCGCTGTATAAACAACGTCTGATTCAAACCGGGAAAACACCTGATGTTTTGATAATTGGTTCCTCACGGGCACTACGGGGAATTGACCCCAATGCCTTGAAAACAGCCTTAAAAACCCAAGGTTTTGCCAATGTGGATATTTTTAACTTTGGTATAAATGGAGCCACAGCCCAGGTAGTAGATTTTCTCGTCAGGCGAATTCTGGAACCCTCAGAACTACCGAAGTTAATTATCTGGGCAGACGGGGCACGGGCGTTTAATAGTGGTAGAGAAGATATGACATTTAAGGCGATCGCTGCTTCTCCCGGTTATCAACAAGCACTCAAAAGGGCAATTTCCGATAAAAATCCCTCCGCTTCAGAGAATACTAGCTCCACACCCCAAACCCCAAACACCCCACCCATCAATTATTACCAAGTATTAGACGAAAATTTAAACCAAATTTTATCCACCCTTTCCCCTACCTACCAACAACGTCAGCAAGTTAAAAACCTCCTCAATCATCAACTAAAATCCTTAGTATCTTTTAACTCCCCATCCCACAAAGCCATCACAAAAATCGACGCTCCAGCCACAGAACAAGATATTGGTGATGCCACAGTAGATTTTGACGGATTTCTCCCCCTTTCGATTCGCTTTAACCCCCAAACCTACTATCAAAAATACGCCAAAGTTACAGGCAGCTACGACAACGATTACAAATCATTTCAACTCAACGGAATTCAAGATTCTGCCACCCAAGCTTTACTGCAATATACCCAATCACAAAATATTTCCCTCGTCTTTATTAACATGCCTCTTACTGACGATTACATGGATACAATTCGTAGTAAACATGAACAGGATTTTCAAAAATATATGCTCGCCCTTGGCAGTAAATCCCGTTTAATTTATCGAGACTTAAATCAGCTATTTCCTGACAAAAATGAGTATTTTTCTGACCCCAGTCACCTCAACCGTTATGGAGCCTATGAAGTCTCACAAAAAATTGCCAAAGACCCCATGATTCCTTGGTCAAATAAATAA